The following nucleotide sequence is from Paroedura picta isolate Pp20150507F chromosome 1, Ppicta_v3.0, whole genome shotgun sequence.
CTTTGAGCCATCTTGGCTGACTGATGCTCTTGTCTCTTTCTAGCTGACACCGGAAGAGGAAGAGCGCCGTCGATTGCGGCGGGAGAGGAACAAGCTGGCAGCTGCCAAATGCCGGAACCGCCGGAAAGAGCTGACGGACTCCTTGCAAGCAGTAAGTGATTATCTGGAACTCGCAGGGCAGCAGAGGACACCACCAGTGGCCATGATCCGTGTCACACAGGCAGGGCCTCGGACAATGCTCAGGGCACCCTGGGGACATCAGGCGGAAAGTCTGGTCTCTGCCCCACAAAGCTTACAGTGCACATCGTTTTGACAGAGGAGTCTGGGCAGGAGCAGAGCCAAAGGCTCAGTGGAAGAAAAGGATGGGGGAGAGTATCTGTGGCAATGCTCTTCCATGCTCCTGCTTTTGCGTTTGCAATATTAATAGAAAGCCCACATCGCAGTCTGCACTGCATTTTTCTTGTTTCGCACATGGCCTCCATagctttcttaaaaaaataaatcaataattggTTACCACTCCAGCACTAGGTCAACTGCCAGTTTGTGAAAAGCACAGATCAACCAGTAGGTTCACTAAAGAGGCAGATTTATTTCAATTGAaggtgtatccccccccccaaaaaaaatagaagTCCTTCAGCCAGTGAATATCTTAACAGCCCCTAGAACCCAGGCTCCTAAGCTAAGCGCTGGGCTCCCCGCTCTCCAGCCATTAATCCGAATGTCCCGTTTTTTCTATCCCTTTCTCCAAAGGAGACAGACCAGCTGGAGTCGGAGCAGTCCGGGCTGCGGAAGGAAATAGCGGAGCTGCAGAAGCAAAAGGAGCGCCTGGAGCTGGTCCTGGAGGCCCACCGCCCTGTCTGCAAAGTCCCGGAGGAGTCCTCAAGGGACGATGAAGAGGGGAGAAGCCAGCCAGctgcctctgcccccctcccggccaagccaGAGCCCCCGCCGGGCCCCAGCCCGCCCCGGCGAGCTGCACCAGTGCCCCCCTGCATCACTTTGCCCCCCACAGGTATCCTGGAACCAGAGGCCCTGCACACCCCCACCCTGATAGCCACGCCTTCTCTCACCCCCTTCACCCCCAGCCTGGTCTTCACCTACCCCGCTCCGGGGGACCTTGATGCGCCTTCCAGCTCTGGCTTCTCTCAGGAGGCCTGTTCGTCCGCCCACCGACGCAGCAGCAGTGGGGAGCACTCCTCTGACTCACTCAATTCCCCAACCTTGCTGGCGCTCTGAGGGACTAGGcccacctcccttcctcctcGGGGTCTGGGTTGCTCCTCTTCTGCTCTGGATGGCTTCTGCTGGGTTCCAGCGTTCCTCTGGCTGCCCACACCCTACTTCAAGGCCTTCCCGGCCAATTCCAGGCCTCGGCCGGCTTCTTGCATCCTGTTCTACATATAGGCAGTAGACAAGTTGCCTGACCCCAGGACTGACCAGGCCGCTGCTTACGTTGAAGAGGGGAAAGCATTCTGTCCAGAGCAGAACTCTTATCACACATTCACTTTTTGATGCATTTTGTCACCCCTTGCCTTCGGAAACCACCATTTCAAAGCAGATCCCATGAGATCACTCCTCTTCCCTCACCAGCCTAGCCCCTCCACCTCTGACTGCTCTGTTCAGAGTTTCACAGCCAAAATTGCCTGCGGCGTCCCGGATGACGTGGAATATCTGTTACTTGTCAAGAACTTCTCCGACGTGTGGAGCTCGTTGAATGTAGAGgaatatttttttattgtaaacttttaatttttttttattgtcaaTGATTGTAAAACACCCATCCCCCTCACCATCTTATTTCTTGTGGAAATAATTATATGAC
It contains:
- the FOSL1 gene encoding fos-related antigen 1; protein product: MFKEYGVGRPPAPGAPRPHLQNPAPAFRPASQQKYPSDPGAGPSSSSGLVPSLNTVTTSHDLQWMIQPTLMGASPGIPPYPRPYRCARNFAALAGIRPGVIRTAGPILTPRRRHSEYLTPEEEERRRLRRERNKLAAAKCRNRRKELTDSLQAETDQLESEQSGLRKEIAELQKQKERLELVLEAHRPVCKVPEESSRDDEEGRSQPAASAPLPAKPEPPPGPSPPRRAAPVPPCITLPPTGILEPEALHTPTLIATPSLTPFTPSLVFTYPAPGDLDAPSSSGFSQEACSSAHRRSSSGEHSSDSLNSPTLLAL